The Psychrobacillus sp. FSL K6-2836 nucleotide sequence GCAGTTTCCTTTGCAGTATTTGCCGCGTTTTTAGGGGCAATTGCGGGATTAGTAGTGTTACTTTGGTATTGGAGAAAACTGAAGCCCGAGTTTAACAATTTGTTAACTACTTCAGGTAAAGTTAGTTCAGATGTGTCGTTAACTAACATTTATAAAGAAATGTTAATTTATACAGTACCATTTGCACTTGTAGGGGTCATTAATCCCTTGTTCCAATTTATAGACATGATTACGTTTAATAGTGCGATGTCTATAATTGGGATAAGTGGGGATATATCTAACACATTATTAGGTATGTTGAATTACAGTACCCATAAGCTTGTGATGATTCCTGTTATGCTAGCAACTGGTTTCAGTATGACGTTGATCCCATTGATCACTAGTTATTATGCAAAACAAGACTTTGTGCAGGTTCGTAAAGCATTGGACCAATCTTTCCAGATTTTATTGTTCTTAACAGTACCTGCAGCAATGGGAATTTCTGTGTTAGCTGATGAATTTTACTTAGTGTTTTATGAAGCGAGTGAAACAGGCGCAACCGTGCTTGCTCATTATGCTCCGATTGCAATTTTATTTGCGTTGTATCCAGTAACTACTTCTATATTGCAAGGAATTGATCGACAAAAGTTAATAATACTAAACCTATTACTTGGAATACTGACGAAGCTTGTTCTAAATACGCCGCTTATTAAAGCGTTCGAAACAGATGGTGCAATTATAGCTACAGCCTGCGGTTATATAGTAGCAATTGGATTGAACATGTTTGCTATACACAAAACGCTACATTATAAATCGAATATGGTCATACGTAGAATTATGCTTATATTAATAGTGAATGCAGCAATGCTAATACTTGTGTTTATAGTGAAATTAGGATTTGGACAGTTAATGTCCATTGATACTAAGCTAAAAGGGCTACTTGCAATAATCGTTTGTGCAGGTATAGGAGCAGTATTTTATGCCTTTGTTACTTTGCGATTGGGCCTTGCTCAAAAACTATTTGGGGATAGACTTACCCGTTTTACGAAAAAAAATGGTTTTTAGGAGAATAAAATGCGATTAGATAAATTTCTATCTCATATGGGATATGGTACAAGGAAAGAAGTAAAAATATTGGTCAAATCAAAGGCTATTCAAGTAAATGAGGCTGTTGTAAAAGACAGTTCCATGCACGTGAATGAGCTAAATGATAGAGTGACGGTTTACGGAGAAGTAGTTGAATATAAAGAGTTCATCTATTTAATGATGAATAAACCACCTGGAGTAATTTCTGCAACAGAGGACTCAAGGGATCAAACAGTTATTGATTTATTAGATGATGATGTTCGCCATTTTGAACCATACCCAGTAGGTAGATTAGATAAGGATACTGTAGGACTTCTTTTATTGACGAATGACGGTGCTTTAACACATCGACTACTATCACCAAATAAGGATGTACCAAAAGTGTATTATGCGAAAGTGGAAGGTGTAGTAGATGAATCAGATATTACAGCATTTTCAGATGGAGTAATATTGGATGATGGCTAT carries:
- a CDS encoding putative polysaccharide biosynthesis protein: MASNLLKGTMILTVGLLLSRILGVLYVIPFYQIVGEEYIALYQYAYTPYSIMLAIAVSGVPVAVSKFVSKYNSLGDYATGRKLVKSSMLLMAVTGFLGFLILFFLADPIAHLIIKDDEAVFSVNDVASVIKFVSFAVIVVPIMSLVRGFFQGYQHMTPTAISQLWEQIVRILFVLVGGFFVVYIFNGTEKTAVSFAVFAAFLGAIAGLVVLLWYWRKLKPEFNNLLTTSGKVSSDVSLTNIYKEMLIYTVPFALVGVINPLFQFIDMITFNSAMSIIGISGDISNTLLGMLNYSTHKLVMIPVMLATGFSMTLIPLITSYYAKQDFVQVRKALDQSFQILLFLTVPAAMGISVLADEFYLVFYEASETGATVLAHYAPIAILFALYPVTTSILQGIDRQKLIILNLLLGILTKLVLNTPLIKAFETDGAIIATACGYIVAIGLNMFAIHKTLHYKSNMVIRRIMLILIVNAAMLILVFIVKLGFGQLMSIDTKLKGLLAIIVCAGIGAVFYAFVTLRLGLAQKLFGDRLTRFTKKNGF
- a CDS encoding pseudouridine synthase produces the protein MRLDKFLSHMGYGTRKEVKILVKSKAIQVNEAVVKDSSMHVNELNDRVTVYGEVVEYKEFIYLMMNKPPGVISATEDSRDQTVIDLLDDDVRHFEPYPVGRLDKDTVGLLLLTNDGALTHRLLSPNKDVPKVYYAKVEGVVDESDITAFSDGVILDDGYHTKPGILTILNSGPISEIELSITEGKFHQVKRMFESVGKKVVYLKRLSMGMLLLDSSLAEGTYRELTAEELEQIQQKNDLA